Genomic segment of Bacteroidia bacterium:
ATACGAAGCAACAATATCACCGATTTTTCCAATTGGTTGATTTACAATAACATAATTTTCTCTTACAAAAGCGGTGGGTTCTGAATATTGATAGGCCGAGATGCCCGATGATTTTAAGGGAGGTTCATCTGAGCGCGTCAATGCGCAGGTAAACAAGGCTTTATTCCCAGCATAATCATACAAAATGAGCTTTACAGTGTGTACCAAATTATCCTGAATGTGAATACGTCCGTTATTAAGCAAGTTACGGTAAATAGGAAGTTGGTTTCCTCGTTCTACGTAGCAGCGCTGCAATCTGCCATCTTTTTCTCGATAAAACCGATAGTCAATATGGATATTTACATATCGCATATCGTTCCAGCTATATTTATCCATACTGTATTGATAAACCAGTGAATCATCGAGATACAATAGAGCTTGGTAGATAGCGTTGGTATTTCTGGAGCCATTTATGATGTCATAACCGGAAAACTCAATACCTACCGGGCCATAAACGGATACTACTTCGGGGATACTGTAGTTATGTTCGGATTGGTTTGGATAAAAGAGAATTTTATCAGGGTCTCCATTCACTCTCGAATAGGCAGTAAGTGGCTGAATCGCAATTCGATTAATAGTTGGCGGAATTATATCCTGAAAATAATTTGCATGATATAAGAACGGGTTAATGATATTTTCGTTTTCATCTCGAATTTCATAATGCAGGTGTGGGCCGGCAGAATAGCCGGTATTTCCAGAATATGCGATGATGTCTCCTTTTTTTATGGGAAACTCATTTGATTTTGGAAACAACTGAATTTCAAATTGTTTATTTGCTCTTTGTGATGAGCGAACTTTTTGGTCTATAGCTGGGGCAAATTCATCTAAATGGCCATAAACCGTAGAGTAGCCGTCTGCGTGCCGGATATACAAAGCTTTTCCGTAGCCATACGAAGCCACAAAAATCCGAGATACATAGCCGTCTTGGGCAGCCCGTACCGGAATCCCAATCCGCTCAAAAGTTTTAATATCAAAACCAGAATGCAAATGATTGTCCCGAAGTTCCCCAAAAGTGCCGCTTAACCCATTGGATTCCGGCATCGGAAAATTCCAGTACTGGCCACCTAACAAAAGACATAAAACCGGCCAGGTTCTTTTCCACTGAATAAGGTTAAATAATTTTCTTGAAATCAATACAATATCAATTAAATCAAAGGAAATAAGATTTTATAATGGTAAAATTTTATGCTAAGTAACCATATTGAAAACCATTTGGGAGCAAAATTGCTAATTATTGCTGATAAATTCTTCCTAAACTGAATAATTTTCAATATTCCAGAAAGGTTCTTCTTTTGTTCCAACTATTTTTCGGCTTTTATATTTAGGTCAATTCTCTCTAATGGATAAGTCAGCTATATTTACTGCAAGTTCACAAAGTGGAACAATAGCTAAGCAGAAAGAGTATTGGATAAAATCCGTTATTGGTGCCCAGGGGGAGACTCGAACTCCCAAGTGTTACCACAACGGCTTCTGAGACCGCAACGTTTACCAATTTCGCCACCTGGGCAAATAGCCACTTGTGCCCGGGACTGGATTCGAACCAGCATACCTTGCGGCGCCACCCCCTCAAGATGGTGCGTCTACCAATTTCGCCACCCGGGCGCAAATTGAAGCGCAAAGATACTACTTTTTCATAAACAACAAAAAATAACTATCTTTGTTGTTTATGAAAGCTGTTTCAAAATTTATATTCTGGCTATTTGGCTGGAAATTAGTGGGTTATTACCCTACCGAAATAAAAAAATCTGTTGTAATAGCAGCACCGCATACCAGCAATTGGGATTATGTATTTTCTATTTGCGCCTTCTTCCTGATGGGAAAAAGAATAGCCTTTATAGCTAAAAAAGAACTATTTAGATTTCCCTTAGGCTGGCTTATGCGGGCTACCGGAGGAATCCCACTTGATAGATCTAAACGAAATAATACCGTTCAAGAAACAATTGACTTATTTCAGGAACAAGATGAATTGGCTCTGATGATAGCTCCTGAAGGTACCCGTGGCCTCACCAAAGGCTGGAAAACTGGATTCTATCATGTAGCCGTAGGTGCCAACGTTCCATTAGCTATGGGATATTTAGATTATGATAAAAAATATGCCGGAATCGGAAAAATATTTTACCCAACAGGTAATTACGAAAAAGACCTAATTGAAATCCATCGGTTTTATCGCCCTATCACCCCTAAATATCCCCAAAAGAGTAGTTTATATCAAGAAAACGTAACTAATTAACCGATGAAATCTCGCGTTTACTGGCTGCACGCACCAATTGTTACTGCCTTGATTTTTTCAATTATGGGATCACTTGGGCTGCTCCCTAATTTTGACTTTATTGACCCTGTTTCTACTGCACTTAAAGATTTTGAACTAACTGATATTGTTTTTTCTCATCCGGCTTTTAATAAAAATGAGCAAGCTGATACAAATATCGTTATTGTAAATATTGGTCAGCTGAGCCGGCCGGAAATAGGTACTATGCTACGCAGAATAAGCGCAAATAAGCCGGCAGTTATTGGAATAGATGCTTTTTTCCGAAAAGAAAAAGGGCCGGAGTTCGACTCTACGTTGGCCAATGCGCTGCAAGAAGCCGGTAATGTGGTTTTGGTTGAAGAGCTATCTAACTACAATGAAGAAAACGAAACCTTTGACACCCTGCTAACTTCAGCCGCTATTTTTACGCGCCATTGCACCGGAGCTTACGCAAATGTTTATAATGAAGAAAATAGCGATTTTAGGACTGTTAGGAAATTTGTGCCCACACAAACCGTGCAGGGAAATAAAACCATTTCTTTTCCGGTGAAAATCTGTGAAATGGTGAACCCAAAAGCAGTCCAAAAATTATACAACCGAGATAATGAAATTGAACGTATTAACTATCGGGGAAATTTAGAGAAGTTTTATACCATAGATGTCCCTGATATGTTTAACCCTAATGTGGATATTTCCTTTATCCGGAACAAAATTGTACTTATTGGCTTTTTTAGCTTAGATGTTGTCGGAAATTCTTATGAGGATATTTTCTTCACTCCCCTAAACAAACGTTTTGCCGGAAAATCTTTTCCGGATATGTATGGAATTGTGGTTCATGCAAATACGATTTCTACAATTCTCAACGAACAGTATATTAACACTATGCCGGACTGGTTGTCATGGGTAACTGCTGTCGTTTTTTGTTACTTCAACATCCTTTTATTTGCGTTTATTTACCTAAAATACGATTATTTTTACGATTTAATTGTTCGTATTTTGCAAATTGTAGGAAGTTTAATACTTTTGTATTTAACTATCTTAGTTTTCTACGAGCTTGATTATGAGCTTAATTTGGCATTAACGGTTTCTGTACTCCTGTTAGGGGGGGACGTTTTAGATGTGTATTTTGGCCTCCTTAAATCCAGAAAACTCTTGTAACAAACTAAGTTCTATTTTCGTAAAAGACAAAAATATAATATCAATATTAAAATTTTAAACCTATGCGTACTTTTCTTCAATTTATTTTAGTAACATTTGCAGCTATTCCTTATCTTGTATTGGGAAATAGTTATGTATTTACCGTTACCGCTATGAGTGGAACGGTGATGATACAAAAGTCAAATTCTCCTAACTGGCAAAAAGCTTCTTATGGAGCAAAACTTGACAAAGGA
This window contains:
- a CDS encoding M23 family metallopeptidase — protein: MISRKLFNLIQWKRTWPVLCLLLGGQYWNFPMPESNGLSGTFGELRDNHLHSGFDIKTFERIGIPVRAAQDGYVSRIFVASYGYGKALYIRHADGYSTVYGHLDEFAPAIDQKVRSSQRANKQFEIQLFPKSNEFPIKKGDIIAYSGNTGYSAGPHLHYEIRDENENIINPFLYHANYFQDIIPPTINRIAIQPLTAYSRVNGDPDKILFYPNQSEHNYSIPEVVSVYGPVGIEFSGYDIINGSRNTNAIYQALLYLDDSLVYQYSMDKYSWNDMRYVNIHIDYRFYREKDGRLQRCYVERGNQLPIYRNLLNNGRIHIQDNLVHTVKLILYDYAGNKALFTCALTRSDEPPLKSSGISAYQYSEPTAFVRENYVIVNQPIGKIGDIVASYKDGTRKFFFPTVHLPNRSVTVIPILNKQLPNRLASVAWKNDIIFSGQSLILPTQRSTVRYGDNLVADFPVAAVFDTTYLTVSERAPVEKQYGSNIFTIGDLRQPVFKKFTLKLLPNQNGKRFPPNKLTIFRRKTDGSLDYVDYTYRHGNEYFAPCKDFGDYFLLVDTIPPTIYPLTINNGSKITQEQKIKFKIEDSLSEVNLYKNGITLDNNWMLAEYNEYDGIMTWRIKEPIAPGKHTLLVWAEDNCGNFTRKTYTVYSE
- a CDS encoding lysophospholipid acyltransferase family protein — its product is MKAVSKFIFWLFGWKLVGYYPTEIKKSVVIAAPHTSNWDYVFSICAFFLMGKRIAFIAKKELFRFPLGWLMRATGGIPLDRSKRNNTVQETIDLFQEQDELALMIAPEGTRGLTKGWKTGFYHVAVGANVPLAMGYLDYDKKYAGIGKIFYPTGNYEKDLIEIHRFYRPITPKYPQKSSLYQENVTN
- a CDS encoding CHASE2 domain-containing protein, translating into MKSRVYWLHAPIVTALIFSIMGSLGLLPNFDFIDPVSTALKDFELTDIVFSHPAFNKNEQADTNIVIVNIGQLSRPEIGTMLRRISANKPAVIGIDAFFRKEKGPEFDSTLANALQEAGNVVLVEELSNYNEENETFDTLLTSAAIFTRHCTGAYANVYNEENSDFRTVRKFVPTQTVQGNKTISFPVKICEMVNPKAVQKLYNRDNEIERINYRGNLEKFYTIDVPDMFNPNVDISFIRNKIVLIGFFSLDVVGNSYEDIFFTPLNKRFAGKSFPDMYGIVVHANTISTILNEQYINTMPDWLSWVTAVVFCYFNILLFAFIYLKYDYFYDLIVRILQIVGSLILLYLTILVFYELDYELNLALTVSVLLLGGDVLDVYFGLLKSRKLL